A window of the Fusarium poae strain DAOMC 252244 chromosome 3, whole genome shotgun sequence genome harbors these coding sequences:
- a CDS encoding hypothetical protein (SECRETED:SignalP(1-18)~MEROPS:MER0000932~TransMembrane:1 (n7-15c20/21o449-466i)), with the protein MKPTYSTLFLSLLSFTGAISLHKREHSLEPRVISASIQRRRVDDPFAHDRKRLSKRDGTVNVGIDNEQSLYFLNASIGTPPQNFRLHLDTGSSDLWVNAVGSELCDTHANICAESGLYNPNKSSTYEYVNSDFNISYADGSGASGDYVTDTFRMGQVSIKDLQFGIGYVTSDNEGVIGIGYTTNEAVVDQPDAEFYKNMPARLASDGVIASNAYSLYLDDLESATGKILFGGVDSEHYIGELVTVPIMKINDEYSEFYVKLNSISSGSETVGEDLSLGVVLDSGSTLTYLPASLTETIYQLVGADYVEGQTTAYVPCDLANQGGNLTFKFTEPAEITVPLSELILDFTDITGRQMSFTNGQAACSFGIAPSTSQISILGDTFLRSAYVVFDLENNEISLAQSNFDATGSHILEIGTGKNAVPSATGAGVPESSGNENAAGSLSPLGSDGAVSVLAGAMALTFAWFLI; encoded by the exons ATGAAGCCAACATATTCTACCCTTTTTCTCTCCTTACTTTCATTCACAGGTGCTATATCTCTGCATAAACGGGAACATAGCCTTGAACCAAGGGTTATTAGTGCCTCTATTCAGCGTCGCCGTGTAGATGATCCTTTTGCCCATGACCGAAAACGTCTAAGCAAAAGAGATGGTACGGTCAATGTTGGAATCGACAATGAG CAATCCCTATACTTCCTCAACGCAAGCATAGGAACTCCACCACAAAACTTCCGTCTTCATCTCGACACTGGAAGCAGTGATCTCTGGGTAAACGCAGTAGGCTCGGAGCTTTGCGACACTCACGCCAACATCTGCGCAGAGTCTGGTCTATACAACCCTAACAAATCGTCAACATACGAGTATGTGAATAGTGATTTCAACATCTCATACGCCGATGGCTCAGGCGCATCTGGCGATTATGTTACCGACACATTTAGAATGGGACAAGTTTCGATCAAAGATTTGCAGTTTGGCATCGGATATGTAACTTCAGACAATGAGGGAGTCATTGGTATCGGATACACCACCAACGAAGCAGTCGTTGATCAACCCGACGCAGAGTTTTATAAGAACATGCCGGCCAGGCTGGCTTCTGATGGAGTTATCGCATCTAATGCTTACAGTTTATATCTCGACGACCTGGAGTCTGCAACGGGGAAAATCCTGTTCGGAGGAGTTGACTCGGAGCACTACATTGGCGAGCTGGTTACCGTACCCATCATGAAGATCAACGACGAATACTCCGAGTTCTACGTCAAACTCAACAGCATAAGCTCAGGTTCAGAAACAGTCGGAGAAGACCTTTCTCTTGGGGTTGTTCTTGACTCGGGCTCAACACTCACGTATCTCCCTGCCAGTCTCACAGAGACTATATACCAACTCGTGGGCGCTGATTACGTAGAGGGACAAACAACGGCATACGTCCCCTGCGATCTAGCAAACCAGGGAGGAAACTTGACCTTCAAGTTCACCGAACCCGCTGAGATCACAGTGCCCCTTAGCGAGCTAATCCTCGACTTTACCGACATCACAGGCCGCCAGATGTCGTTTACCAACGGTCAAGCAGCATGCTCTTTTGGAATCGCACCCTCGACCTCACAGATTTCCATCCTGGGTGACACATTCCTAAGGAGTGCTTACGTTGTGTTTGACCTTGAAAACAACGAGATCTCGCTGGCACAGAGCAACTTTGACGCCACAGGCTCTCACATCCTCGAGATTGGCACAGGAAAGAATGCTGTACCGTCTGCGACTGGCGCAGGAGTGCCAGAGTCTTCGGGTAACGAGAATGCTGCTGGGTCACTTTCACCTCTGGGAAGCGATGGGGCCGTGTCTGTTCTTGCTGGGGCAATGGCACTCACATTTGCTTGGTTCCTCATCTAG
- a CDS encoding hypothetical protein (BUSCO:31818at5125), whose amino-acid sequence MGFTKPPVQALKSANKLKRKELFVQYKKHQNKEKHEERHRRRKEEAKDPELKAARLAKRKPATIDSKRVWDDVDDDSLGVQVDLEKLKRRRIEEAEAAEQAAHEAALRAEEEMDEDDDVDSMLASDEEMDEERQAAMEKKRERRAQRDSSVAPSTASTNLDLTPTSLALKFPSLFTDIPAPEPKVLVTTSLNSTLHEQANVLCEFFPNSSYVPRSAHRYGHKYSLREICKYATNREYTAVILLNEDSKKPAGLTVVHLPSGPTFHFSITNWIEGKKLPGHGNPTNHYPELLLNNFKTPLGLLTAKLFMTLFPPKPEFQGRQVTTLHNQRDYIFVRRHRYVFREKRETEKSIVGADGKEVKGVEGIRAGLQELGPRFTLKLRRVDKGIGRAGSDGDDATQWQWKAKMEKDRKRFNL is encoded by the coding sequence ATGGGCTTTACCAAACCACCTGTGCAGGCGCTCAAATCCGCCAACAAGCTCAAGCGAAAGGAGCTCTTCGTTCAGTACAAGAAGCACCAGAATAAGGAGAAACATGAGGAACGACACCGACGCAGAAAGGAAGAAGCAAAGGATCCTGAGCTTAAGGCAGCTCGCCTTGCGAAGCGCAAACCTGCTACGATCGACTCGAAGCGAGTGTGGGATGATGTAGATGATGATAGCCTGGGCGTGCAAGTAGACCTTGAGAAACTCAAGAGGCGTCGCATTGAAGAGGCTGAGGCAGCAGAGCAGGCCGCCCATGAGGCCGCCTTGCGCGCCGAGGAGGAgatggatgaagatgacgatgtcgACAGTATGCTGGCTTCCGATGAggagatggacgaggaaCGACAAGCTGCAATGGAAAAGAAGCGAGAGCGACGCGCACAGCGAGACAGCAGTGTCGCGCCGTCCACAGCAAGCACAAATCTTGACTTGACGCCCACCTCACTCGCCCTCAAGTTTCCCTCGCTTTTCACCGATATTCCCGCGCCAGAGCCCAAGGTCCTAGTCACGACATCGCTGAACTCTACTCTGCACGAACAAGCCAATGTCCTTTGCGAGTTCTTCCCCAACAGCTCTTACGTCCCCAGGTCCGCACATCGGTACGGTCACAAGTACTCCCTCCGGGAAATCTGCAAATATGCTACAAATCGAGAGTACACGGCTGTTATCCTTCTCAACGAGGATTCTAAGAAGCCTGCAGGCCTCACGGTTGTGCATCTGCCTTCTGGTCCGACATTTCACTTCTCCATCACCAACTGGATCGAGGGTAAGAAGCTCCCCGGCCACGGAAACCCGACAAATCATTACCCAGAGCTTCTGCTCAACAACTTCAAGACCCCTCTGGGTCTGCTGACGGCCAAACTGTTCATGACGCTGTTTCCTCCTAAGCCAGAGTTCCAAGGTCGTCAAGTGACAACACTTCACAACCAGCGTGATTACATCTTTGTGAGACGGCACCGTTATGTTTTCCGTGAAAAGCGAGAGACAGAAAAGAGCATTGTCGGCGCTGATGGAAAGGAAGTCAAGGGCGTGGAGGGCATTCGTGCCGGTTTGCAGGAACTAGGCCCCCGTTTCACCTTGAAGTTGAGGAGAGTCGATAAGGGCATTGGAAGAGCCGGAAGCGACGGCGACGATGCGACGCAGTGGCAATGGAAGGCAAAGATGGAAAAGGACCGCAAGAGATTCAACCTGTAA
- a CDS encoding hypothetical protein (SECRETED:SignalP(1-16)) gives MFQYIIGFVAFLVVFSNPIGDFFYPDRAPQVKEASPRPKFNESLLAIDAPNATAPECAPDSYLARIMSREPLVVYLEGFLSREEKEHLLEISEPIFVPSTVTNNGDTTHRDASVRDSDVAVIPRTDPVRCIESRTRALQGWRPELWIERLRTQRYGPGGHYNHHFDWSHNSHGWGRVSSLMAWVGGSEDLKGGGTEFPLVKRPVGKEWCRFIECTEAGEDKSELGVVFKVVPGNAVYWENFAADGRGYEETWHAGLSVKEGTKVGLNIWGFGRI, from the exons ATGTTTCAGTACATAATAGGCTTCGTGGCATTTCTTGTCGTCTTTTCAAACCCCATCGGCGACTTCTTTTATCCAGACCGCGCCCCTCAAGTCAAGGAAGCCTCACCGCGTCCAAAATTCAATGAGTCGCTGCTAGCTATTGATGCGCCGAATGCGACTGCGCCCGAGTGCGCGCCCGACAGCTATTTGGCTAGGATAATGAGCAGAGAGCCTCTGGTTGTGTATCTTGAAGGGTTTTTGAGCCGGGAAGAAAAGGAGCATCTGCTGGAGATAAG TGAACCAATCTTTGTACCATCAACCGTCACCAACAATGGCGATACAACTCATCGCGACGCCTCAGTCCGCGACTCTGACGTCGCTGTCATCCCAAGAACTGATCCCGTTCGGTGCATCGAGTCCCGCACCCGcgccctccaaggctggcgCCCGGAGCTCTGGATCGAGCGTCTGAGGACTCAGCGCTATGGACCAGGCGGCCACTACAACCACCACTTCGACTGGAGCCATAACTCGCATGGATGGGGCCGCGTGAGCAGTCTTATGGCATGGGTTGGGGGCTCCGAAGACCTCAAAGGTGGTGGCACCGAGTTTCCTCTGGTGAAGAGGCCTGTCGGAAAGGAGTGGTGTCGCTTCATAGAGTGTACAGAAGCGGGAGAAGATAAGAGTGAGCTAGGTGTTGTGTTCAAGGTTGTCCCGGGGAACGCAGTGTATTGGGAGAATTTTGCAGCGGATGGAAGGGGCTATGAGGAGACATGGCATGCTGGACTCTCTGTTAAGGAGGGAACCAAAGTCGGGCTGAATATCTGGGGTTTTGGGCGAATTTGA
- a CDS encoding hypothetical protein (BUSCO:3926at5125) yields the protein MALNLQDGFDAANGVSDLEEPIFTIEGVQLQFSVAADFVAAQVANNVIVLALSNGRILRIDLERPEDIDDIDLPKKPSEIGMIRRMFLDPTASHLIVCTTLGENYYLHSQSKHPRPLGRLRGVSIESVAWNPSLPTASTREILIGASDGNIYEAFIETSKEFYKKEMKHLKNLHKLPDGPITGLWVDNLQNNKSDLRRVVIATQTRLFHLVGRIGYGHDGSGSVYTRLFESEQPVVHELSRTTSGAPSCLAVSPDAPDSGPYDDDVPDRAYAWLSYQGVFHGKLSNTPADSNLGSKVFSESKMLSKAQILSPDESERRIVTTEAIDAIALTQWHIVHLVGGRVITTNRLTGKMVSEHNVIGQGQKAIGFSVDIQKNTFWLFTSEEIFEIVVRDEERNIWEIMTKLQQFEPALQHARTPLQKEIVAAAYGDHLASKGHWIEAATVYGRSNKPFEDIALSIIDNNQPDALRKFLLTKLGSLKKPAVMQRMMIAGWLIEVFMSKLNSLDDTINTQAEPSENVNSTESRKLLESVRKEFRDFVDKYKSDLDRRMVYDVVSSHGREGELLYFANAVNDYNYVLSYWVQRERWSEVLNVLKKQTDPEVFYRYSSVLMTYVAPELVEILMRHSDLKPRNLIPAFLEYNRTFTGGPNAQNQAIRYLNYAVYQLNSKDAAVHNTLVSIYASHPSKDESGLLSYLQAQGDEPRYDPDFALRLCIQHHRTLSCVHIYTSMGQYLQAVDLALSHGEVELAAVIADRPMSNPQLRKRLWLAVARKVISQSNGIKTAIEFLKRCDLLKIEDLIPFFPDFVVIDDFKEEICAALEDYSRNIDNLKKEMDESSQTATNIKVDIAALDHRYAIVEPGEKCYTCGLPLLSRQFFVFPCQHSFHSDCLGRKVLEQAGVGKSSRIRELQTQIQKGLVSGAQRETVVAELDALVASACILCSDLAIKRIDEPFITHNDNVNEWVL from the exons ATGGCCCTGAATCTACAAGACGGCTTCGATGCCGCCAATGGCGTCTCAGACCTCGAAGAGCCCATCTTTACCATAGAGGGTGTTCAGTTGCAGTTCTCAGTGGCCGCCGATTTTGTTGCGGCGCAGGTTGCCAACAATGTTATTGTCCTCGCTCTCTCCAACGGACGAATCCTCCGAATCGATCTGGAACGACCTGAAGACATTGATG ATATCGACTTGCCCAAGAAACCATCCGAGATTGGCATGATCCGGCGCATGTTTCTTGACCCGACAGCTTCGCACCTTATCGTTTGTACCACGCTCGGCGAGAACTATTACCTTCATTCTCAATCAAAACATCCTAGGCCGCTTGGGCGTCTCCGTGGTGTTTCCATCGAGAGCGTGGCATGGAACCCTTCATTACCCACAGCGTCGACACGAGAGATATTGATCGGAGCATCCGATGGCAATATTTACGAGGCTTTCATCGAGACATCCAAGGAATTTTACAAGAAGGAAATGAAGCATTTGAAGAATCTACACAAGCTACCAGATGGACCGATCACGGGATTATGGGTTGACAACCTCCAAAACAATAAATCAGACCTTCGAAGGGTAGTAATAGCTACGCAAACGCGCCTGTTCCACCTGGTAGGGAGGATAGGGTATGGGCACGACGGTTCGGGGTCGGTTTATACAAGACTATTTGAGTCGGAGCAACCTGTTGTTCACGAACTGTCGCGGACCACCTCCGGGGCTCCTTCATGCCTAGCGGTGTCTCCTGATGCTCCCGACTCTGGACCATACGACGACGACGTCCCCGACCGAGCATATGCTTGGTTATCCTACCAGGGCGTGTTTCATGGAAAACTATCGAATACACCTGCAGACAGCAACCTCGGCAGCAAGGTCTTTTCAGAATCGAAAATGCTGTCCAAAGCACAGATTCTTTCCCCCGACGAAAGCGAGAGGCGAATCGTAACAACAGAGGCTATCGATGCCATCGCACTGACGCAGTGGCATATTGTGCACCTGGTTGGAGGGCGTGTAATCACAACAAATCGACTTACAGGGAAGATGGTCTCTGAACATAACGTCATTGGTCAGGGACAGAAAGCCATAGGCTTCTCTGTTGATATCCAGAAGAACACATTTTGGCTGTTTACTTCAGAGGAGATTTTTGAGATTGTAGTCCGAGACGAGGAGCGCAATATTTGGGAAATCATGACCAAATTGCAGCAGTTCGAGCCGGCTCTGCAACATGCCCGAACACCTCTGCAAAAAGAAATAGTTGCGGCTGCGTATGGCGATCATCTCGCCAGCAAAGGCCACTGGATCGAGGCTGCTACAGTGTACGGCCGCAGTAATAAGCCATTCGAGGATATTGCTCTGAGCATTATTGACAACAACCAACCAGATGCCTTGAGGAAATTCCTGCTGACAAAATTGGGTTCACTCAAAAAGCCAGCTGTGATGCAGCGGATGATGATCGCGGGTTGGTTGATAGAGGTGTTCATGTCCAAGCTCAACTCGCTTGATGATACTATAAATACACAGGCTGAGCCATCGGAGAATGTGAACTCGACCGAATCACGGAAGCTGCTCGAGTCCGTAAGGAAAGAGTTTAGGGATTTTGTTGACAAGTACAAAAGCGATCTCGACCGGAGGATGGTGTACGATGTCGTTAGCAGCCATGGCCGCGAAGGAGAGCTCCTTTACTTTGCGAATGCTGTCAACGACTATAATTATGTTCTCTCTTATTGGGTTCAACGAGAGAGGTGGAGCGAGGTTCTGAACGTTCTCAAGAAGCAGACGGATCCCGAAGTCTTTTACCGGTATAGCAGCGTGCTGATGACATACGTTGCTCCAGAGCTGGTTGAGATCCTGATGAGACATTCTGATCTGAAACCCAGGAATCTGATCCCTGCCTTCCTCGAGTACAACCGGACGTTCACAGGTGGTCCGAACGCTCAGAACCAAGCGATAAGATATCTCAACTATGCTGTCTATCAACTCAACTCGAAAGATGCGGCAGTACATAACACTTTGGTCTCGATCTACGCTTCTCATCCTTCAAAGGATGAGTCCGGACTTTTGTCATACCTGCAGGCGCAAGGAGACGAGCCTCGCTATGATCCTGACTTTGCCCTTCGACTATGCATCCAGCATCACCGAACACTATCATGCGTACATATTTATACGAGCATGGGGCAATATCTTCAAGCCGTTGACTTGGCTTTGTCTCATGGCGAGGTTGAGCTGGCCGCTGTCATTGCGGATCGGCCAATGTCGAACCCGCAGCTGCGTAAACGGTTATGGCTGGCGGTCGCCCGAAAGGTCATTTCCCAATCAAATGGGATCAAGACAGCGATTGAGTTTCTCAAACGATGCGACTTGCTCAAAATTGAGGACTTGATACCTTTCTTCCCTGATTTTGTTGTCATTGACGATTTCAAGGAGGAGATCTGTGCCGCGCTTGAAGATTACAGCCGCAACATTGATAACCTGAAaaaggaaatggatgaatcGTCGCAAACTGCTACCAATATCAAGGTTGACATTGCCGCGCTCGACCATCGCTACGCAATTGTGGAGCCTGGAGAGAAGTGCTATACTTGCGGACTACCCCTATTGAGCCGACAGTTCTTTGTCTTTCCCTGTCAACACTCGTTCCACTCTGACTGCTTGGGACGGAAGGTACTTGAGCAGGCGGGTGTCGGAAAGTCATCGCGTATTAGGGAACTCCAGACGCAGATACAAAAGGGTTTGGTTAGTGGTGCGCAAAGGGAGACAGTTGTTGCAGAGCTGGACGCTCTGGTTGCGTCTGCTTG TATTCTTTGCAGTGATCTGGCCATCAAGAGAATCGATGAGCCTTTCATCACGCATAATGATAACGTCAATGAATGGGTGTTGTAA
- a CDS encoding hypothetical protein (TransMembrane:3 (n5-16c21/22o45-69i81-106o118-145i)), whose product MYASFFGAIGCACSIVFTTFGASYGTAKSAGAIFQSGILRPDMLMQNTLCAIMAQILSIYGLVASVIMSNNIKEKMPIHTAFLQLGAGISVGLCGMAAGFAIGIVGDAGVRASSQQPRLYIGMVLILIFAEVLGLYGVIVSILMLTRSTEAAECRY is encoded by the exons ATGTATGCT TCCTTCTTTGGCGCCATAGGCTGCGCATGTTCCATCGTCTTCACCACCTTCGGAGCATCCTACGGTACCGCAAAGTCCGCAGGTGCCATCTTTCAGTCTGGCATTCTTCGTCCGGACATGCTGATGCAGAATAC ACTATGTGCCATCATGGCCCAGATCCTGTCCATATACGGACTTGTCGCAAGCGTCATCATGTCCAACAACATCAAAGAGAAGATGCCCATTCACACAGCCTTCCTGCAGCTCGGAGCTGGTATTTCTGTCGGATTGTGTGGTATGGCCGCGGGTTTTGCCATTGGTATCGTTGGCGATGCTGGAG TCCGTGCCAGCTCGCAACAGCCACGTCTCTATATCGGCATGGTTCTCATCCTTATCTTTGCAGAAGTTCTCGGCCTGTATGGTGTCATTGTCTCTATCCTCATGCTCACCCGTTCCACAGAGGCTGCAGAGTGCCGATACTGA
- a CDS encoding hypothetical protein (TransMembrane:1 (o500-521i)), with product MPLDTKESDPSGPPETSKTEPLACVSCRARKLKCDRTTPACTRCVKVSNDCVYPESRRKPNFKRRNVKELEARLAQVEDYLKEVNKNSSEEKTDDGSPIYPNQHHVNFDVSPGIPGLVNDFSDPGFSSFQPSAFDQQSNDENTPFNAQLMSLGMSEPLPPDDVMEELNNLFFQNQYRLIPIIHPGKYLQAFYGPLPRRPAMCLRYIIWALAAAGNNKYDEYHDIFYRRSRQYMEADTMKGHGEVFISIQHAQTWALVAFYEAKMLLFTRSTISVANCVRLCHMMGLNRLDGDNVGMPPSLGPPLTWAELEERRRIFWGVFAADSHCCISTGWPTLIDTDDIATRLPASEEAFIQDRKEEAPFLDDAIQGAQYTGFAGTIVTCQINKLVLRHIHRSKPDSRCEDLMNGPFWTRHRDLDNTLSSLFMFLPENFRLPENIRDVSALHLNMNLHAAIICVHHAAVEKAEKYKLPDHVKQSSVARLRAAAEEIVNIMRLTSNVTLFFKSPLSALSLYCAATVYIYLAKENRTTGLNAMDLSNLQLVIQSMEAIARVHTITRTFLQQTCIDVERSGLDSVIQMPLLRRYRDAFGPSKSQIPILARTSVSNHSGPSPIVSGSEKRIEAEQTRLSSVAQLMGVTMGTTCYQALLGSAYRNIRPDPMNNKRKRNEENSMPNMRSSNALDLNLNHSFKGTGMWSGSFSPHMTTLGGISLPDRTNSSAASSPINQASNSGSYTKTASGSSHTSPDIGLGNSAEENRIDLRAFQDRISTPIWQSTEETLFAQMATNTLGTDGTDTWGILTAVDLNWDAEGLSAGS from the exons ATGCCTCTGGACACGAAGGAGTCCGATCCTTCCGGTCCTCCTGAAACTTCAAAGACCGAGCCTCTAGCATGCGTTTCCTGCAGGGCTCGCAAGTTAAAGTGTGACCGTACAACGCCAGCCTGTACTCGCTGTGTCAAGGTCTCGAATGATTGTGTATATCCCGAATCAAGGAGGAAGCCAAATTTTAAGAGGAGAAACGTCAAAGAGCTTGAGGCTCGCTTAG CTCAAGTTGAGGACTATCTCAAAGAAGTCAACAAGAATTCTTCTGAAGAGAAAACAGACGACGGTAGTCCCATCTATCCAAATCAGCATCATGTCAACTTTGACGTCTCTCCTGGAATACCGGGACTTGTGAACGATTTTTCGGATCCCGGTTTTTCGTCCTTTCAGCCGTCAGCTTTTGATCAACAGTCAAATGATGAAAATACTCCTTTCAACGCACAGTTGATGAGCCTAGGCATGTCTGAACCTTTACCCCCGGACGATGTCATGGAAGAACT CAACAACCTCTTTTTCCAGAATCAGTATCGACTGATACCCATCATCCACCCAGGGAAATATCTCCAAGCCTTTTATGGCCCTTTGCCCAGGAGACCCGCAATGTGTTTGAGATATATCATATGGGCTTTGGCAGCTGCCGGTAATAACAAGTATGACGAATACCACGACATATTCTACCGTCGGTCACGACAATACATGGAAGCAGATACGATGAAGGGTCACGGTGAAGTCTTCATTTCCATTCAGCACGCGCAGACCTGGGCACTTGTTGCTTTCTACGAAGCAAAGATGCTATTGTTTACAAGATCGACCATAAGTGTGGCTAACTGCGTTCGCTTGTGCCACATGATGGGACTTAACCGTCTGGATGGAGATAACGTCGGTATGCCACCGTCTTTAGGACCTCCTCTTACATGGGCCGAGCTGGAGGAAAGAAGGAGAATCTTCTGGGGCGTGTTCGCTGCAGATTCTCACTGTTGTATCTCTACAGGATGGCCCACTCTGATCGATACGGACGAT ATTGCAACCAGGCTTCCTGCTTCCGAAGAAGCATTCATTCAAGACCGTAAAGAAGAAGCGCCTTTCTTGGACGATGCGATACAAGGTGCTCAATACACAGGCTTTGCTGGGACTATCGTCACATGTCAGATCAACAAACTCGTCCTCCGTCATATTCACCGCTCCAAGCCAGATAGTCGATGTGAAGATCTGATGAATGGGCCATTCTGGACTCGACACAGAGATCTGGATAACACATTGTCCAGCCTCTTTATGTTTCTTCCTGAGAATTTTCGCCTTCCCGAGAATATACGAGACGTATCAGCACTCCATCTCAATATGAATCTGCATGCCGCTATTATCTGTGTTCACCATGCGGCTGTCGAAAAGGCCGAAAAGTACAAGCTACCAGATCATGTCAAGCAGAGCAGTGTAGCTCGACTTCGAGCAGCCGCCGAGGAGATTGTCAACATTATGAGACTCACTTCGAACGTGACGCTTTTTTTT AAGAGCCCATTGTCTGCCCTATCTTTGTACTGCGCAGCTACggtttatatttatcttgCAAAAGAGAACCGAACAACGGGCCTTAACGCAATGGACTTATCAAATTTGCAGCTAGTTATCCAAAGTATGGAGGCCATCGCGCGTGTACATACGATCACTCGAACCTTTTTACAACAAACCTGTATCGACGTGGAGAGGAGTGGATTGGATTCTGTTATCCAGATGCCTTTGCTGAGAAGGTATCGTGATGCTTTTGGGCCGAGCAAGTCCCAAATACCGATCTTGGCTCGTACATCAGTTTCAAATCATTCCGGGCCATCACCCATAGTGTCTGGTAGTGAGAAAAGAATCGAAGCCGAGCAGACCAGACTGAGCAGTGTTGCCCAACTTATGGGCGTGACTATGGGGACGACATGCTACCAAGCTTTACTCGGGTCCGCCTACCGCAACATTCGGCCAGACCCAATGAACAACAAACGGAAGAGAAATGAAGAGAATTCCATGCCTAACATGCGAAGCAGTAATGCTCTTGACTTGAATCTGAATCACAGCTTCAAGGGAACAGGGATGTGGTCTGGATCTTTTTCTCCTCATATGACTACTTTGGGTGGCATCTCCCTGCCCGACCGAACAAATTCATCAGCTGCGTCCTCGCCGATCAATCAGGCCTCGAACTCTGGTTCATACACCAAAACAGCTTCGGGGAGTAGCCACACCTCACCCGACATTGGTCTTGGAAACAGTGCGGAAGAAAACCGAATTGACCTCAGAGCTTTCCAAGACCGGATATCTACACCAATCTGGCAGTCGACTGAAGAAACACTATTTGCACAGATGGCGACAAACACGCTGGGTACCGACGGGACTGACACTTGGGGGATACTTACTGCTGTCGACTTGAATTGGGATGCGGAAGGGCTGTCAGCGGGGAGTTGA